One Aegilops tauschii subsp. strangulata cultivar AL8/78 chromosome 7, Aet v6.0, whole genome shotgun sequence genomic window carries:
- the LOC141027723 gene encoding cysteine-rich receptor-like protein kinase 44, with protein MAGSHNDINVFQRSPVFDRLAEGNNPPVNFTINGHNYDKGYYSWVTVSILSGPLLSRQYPTLSERRGKDLPKSKRVLGRMSSVPLVFRDLDGASFGILLIPEARRNCSRTVVMVTGFVVAAVVAALLAEEDVKSTGQNKATITPGTKKENGQEGDSIVDNDMASKLQNTTSLTVQVLLAITDNFSEKRKIGQGAYGKVYVAELENEKEIAVKLLYNNMPEIDHVQFQREFENLMRLEHHNIYMGRTIFTERTYRALCFEYMQNGSLEKHLSDEGDGLDWHTCYKIIKGTWKGLKYLHEGLDKPIYHLDLKPSNILLDKNMVPKLADFGLSKLFGDKQTMITQTPIGTMGYVPMEFLHGNIVSNKFDIFSLGVVMIKIIAGHGGHSKSVEMPIHEFFDLVQRKWRGRMLETCLASTPLEAYCKQVNVCTEIALSCMDIDRHKRPNIADIMNQLNGTEDVINRDPGFARSNHYSPCPRPDLVSGTRPHSDGGLLTILFVDHDVGGLQVERDGQWYSVPAKPYWFVINLADRMEV; from the exons ATGGCCGGATCACACAATGATATTAACGTGTTTCAGCGCTCGCCTGTGTTTGAtaggcttgccgaaggcaacaACCCGCCGGTGAACTTTACTATAAACGGCCACAACTATGACAAAGGATACTACTCCTgggtgacggtatctatcctcagtggaccactattgtcaagacaatacccaaccctgtcggagaggagaggaaaagatttgcccaagagcaagagagtgctaggaaggatgtcgagcgtgcctttggtgttccgcgatctcgatggggcatcgttcggtatcctgctaATACCTGAAGCACGCAGAAACT GTTCTCGTACAGTTGTCATGGTGACCGGATTTGTGGTTGCGGCAGTTGTGGCAGCTTTGTTAGCAG AGGAGGATGTAAAGTCTACGGGCCAGAATAAAGCGACCATAACACCCGGCACAA aaaaagaaaatGGTCAAGAAGGTGATTCAATAGT AGACAATGACATGGCTAGCAAATTGCAAAATACAACAAGTCTAACTGTCCAAGTATTACTAGCAATCACAGATAATTTCTCTGAGAAGAGGAAAATTGGTCAAGGCGCATATGGAAAGGTCTATGTG GCAGAGCTtgaaaatgaaaaagaaattgcTGTGAAGTTGCTTTACAATAACATGCCAGAGATTGATCATGTACAATTCCAACGTGAGTTCGAAAACCTTATGAGGCTCGAGCACCACAACATT TACATGGGAAGAACAATATTTACCGAAAGGACATACAGAGCGCTCTGCTTTGAGTATATGCAAAATGGAAGCCTTGAAAAACACCTTTCTG ATGAAGGTGATGGACTTGACTGGCATACATGTTACAAAATTATCAAGGGGACATGGAAGGGTTTAAAGTACCTTCACGAAGGATTAGATAAACCAATTTACCATTTAGACCTAAAACCTAGCAACATATTGTTAGACAAGAACATGGTGCCAAAGCTTGCGGATTTTGGTTTGTCCAAGCTCTTCGGTGATAAACAAACCATGATCACGCAAACTCCTATAGGAACAAT GGGATATGTGCCGATGGAATTCTTACATGGAAACATCGTCTCAAACAAGTTTGATATATTCAGCTTGGGTGTTGTAATGATAAAAATAATTGCAGGCCATGGAGGCCATTCCAAAAGTGTCGAAATGCCAATCCATGAGTTTTTTGATCTG GTACAAAGAAAGTGGAGGGGCAGGATGCTGGAAACATGTCTAGCTTCAACGCCACTAGAAGCGTACTGCAAACAAGTTAATGTATGCACTGAGATTGCACTGAGTTGCATGGATATTGATAGACACAAAAGGCCAAATATAGCGGATATCATGAATCAACTGAATGGCACCGAAGATGTGATTAACAGG GATCCTGGGTTTGCTAGATCCAACCACTACTCTCCATGTCCGAGACCTGACCTAGTTTCAGGCACGAGGCCTCACTCAGATGGTGGTCTCCTTACCATCCTTTTTGTCGACCACGACGTCGGTGGCTTACAAGTTGAGAGAGATGGGCAATGGTACAGTGTTCCAGCCAAGCCTTATTGGTTCGTCATTAACTTAGCTGACCGCATGGAGGTATGA